One segment of Paramormyrops kingsleyae isolate MSU_618 chromosome 8, PKINGS_0.4, whole genome shotgun sequence DNA contains the following:
- the LOC111839867 gene encoding uncharacterized protein, with protein sequence MTKTKVDLNLVVPKLQRHAMDRQDGISSKQPQPQKSHQRQRQEPLVNEQKNSHRADLSARPKDVHARTSVKTRGNSGTVKCSVKARTMHTGNRVSKHSPVSEKEVKPETRKVSGKTTAPAVSNPTTHSNSDGRKKVSDASDLQRKNCAPGKLSPADSFSSVSEGTSEENKLLTDGQSSDTENSIRDGGTDRERTSVARGTMTSDQFANLTVNEGRRPLRLERRECSISFNDERSFASLYCRHHVNATLTLPDLAEFMDGVQGDLLKEIEELRSENEYLKDEIQELRSEMLEMRDAFLEEDEGQLQELRAQLERAHRTCRVLQYRLRKAERRSMRVARTGQVDGELVRALEQDIKVARDVSVRLHAELSATELNRARLERDNQELREKVLDLEVANQVLRAEADKARENSLRKRRAKGSASKPEKKTPQDDMADLKCQLHFAKEETLLMCKKLTKTAKESESMREELAKFRSLYGHADTPLPEEAPDNTPHSREAEVKVHLKLVEEEANLLSRRIVELEVENRGLRAEMEEMRGQKVGPEPGDSIQELRRHLRFMEEETELLRCSLAEVEEKNQQLGRRLDLEVDSVVFSKESCSVLTEASLEESVSGGCQTWRDPHEDPTRALDLTGSQMSREGPVGGEQDPQEEQEKMAEKDCGPMRLSDREAWMVIQNQAYLISSALELLRGHSASRQTRLLSAEPLLSSGMPLASRLEALQVLLFGLLEGVGAQCSPRRGQVDGAEGGSVEPVALLQHQASMLSCPVGESAGLQMACTGTRACTGTRAWLSARSLAPLPQGPDSESQELRLLVLRLCHFLEQWRHCKARDPDGNAGPQMAGLKDLCQLLEGEWPVPTWEELSVEFYPMGRKQGSTDPGSTVLKLKGALQSLSAALQEEHQRSVELAQQLSQAKAIWEVERAELRGLIAQQKRCQREHRVT encoded by the exons ATGACGAAGACAAAGGTAGATCTGAATCTGGTCGTGCCAAAGCTACAGAGACACGCGATGGATAGACAGGACGGTATCAGCAGCAAACAGCCGCAGCCGCAAAAATCTCACCAGCGACAGCGGCAAGAGCCGCTAGTTAACGAGCAGAAAAACTCACATCGTGCCGACTTGTCTGCCAGACCCAAGGATGTGCATGCACGAACTTCTGTCAAGACCAGGGGAAACTCCGGTACGGTGAAATGCAGTGTTAAAGCCCGGACCATGCACACGGGGAATCGGGTATCTAAGCACAGTCCGGTCAGTGAAAAAGAAGTAAAACCGGAGACACGGAAGGTGTCAGGTAAAACTACAGCGCCAGCTGTCAGCAACCCAACAACCCACAGTAACTCTGATGGTCGGAAGAAAGTGTCTGATGCCTCCGACCTGCAGAGGAAGAACTGCGCCCCTGGCAAGCTGTCCCCTGCAGACAGCTTCTCGTCAGTGTCCGAGGGCACTTCGGAGGAGAACAAATTATTAACGGATGGCCAAAGCAGTGACACCGAAAACAGCATTCGCGACGGAGGAACTGACAGGGAACGAACAAGTGTCGCCAGGGGAACAATGACGAGTGATCAGTTTGCAAACTTGACGGTGAATGAGGGCAGACGGCCCCTGAGACTGGAACGTAGGGAATGTAGCATCTCTTTCAATGATGAGCGATCTTTCGCCTCACTCTACTGCCGGCATCACGTCAACGCAACCCTGACGTTACCGGACCTGGCAGAGTTCATGGATGGGGTCCAGGGGGATCTCCTAAAGGAGATCGAGGAACTAAGATCTGAAAACGAATACCTAAAA GATGAGATCCAGGAGCTCCGCTCGGAGATGCTGGAGATGCGGGATGCCTTCCTGGAGGAGGACGAGGGGCAGCTGCAGGAGCTGCGGGCGCAGCTGGAGCGTGCCCACCGCACATGCCGCGTGCTGCAGTACCGCCTGCGCAAGGCGGAGCGACGTAGCATGCGTGTGGCTCGCACCGGGCAGGTGGATGGAGAGCTGGTCCGCGCTTTGGAGCAGGACATcaag GTGGCAAGGGATGTGTCAGTACGCCTACATGCAGAGCTGAGTGCCACTGAGCTGAACCGGGCCCGACTGGAGCGGGACAACCAAGAGCTGCGTGAGAAGGTGCTGGACCTGGAGGTGGCCAACCAGGTGCTGCGAGCTGAAGCGGACAAGGCCAGGGAG AACTCCCTGAGGAAAAGAAGAGCAAAAGGCTCAGCCAGCAAGCCGGAGAAGAAGACCCCCCAG GATGATATGGCCGACCTCAAGTGCCAGCTACATTTCGCCAAAGAGGAGACGTTGCTCATGTGCAAGAAGCTTACGAAGACAGCCAAGGAGAGCGAGTCCATGCGGGAGGAGCTGGCCAAGTTCCGATCACTGTACGGCCACGCGGACACCCCCCTACCTGAGGAAGCCCCAGACAACACCCCCCATTCCCGGGAAGCTGAGGTCAAAGTTCATCTGAAGCTGGTGGAGGAGGAAGCCAATCTGCTGAGCCGACGGATCGTGGAATTGGAGGTGGAGAACCGGGGCCTGCGGGCGGAGATGGAGGAGATGAGGGGCCAGAAGGTGGGGCCGGAGCCGGGGGACAGCATTCAGGAGCTCAGGAGACATCTGCGGTTTATGGAGGAAGAGACTGAACTCCTGCGGTGCTCGCTGGCAGAGGTGGAGGAGAAGAACCAGCAGTTAGGGAGGAGATTGGACCTTGAGGTGGACTCAGTAGTGTTCTCCAAGGAAAGCTGCTCTGTCCTGACAGAGGCATCACTAGAAGAATCTGTCAGTGGTGGATGCCAGACATGGAGAGACCCTCATGAAGATCCAACCCGTGCCCTTGACCTCACTGGGAGCCAGATGTCTCGTGAGGGGCCCGTGGGGGGCGAGCAGGACCCCCAGGAGGAGCAAGAGAAGATGGCAGAAAAAGACTGTGGTCCCATGAGACTGAGTGATCGGGAGGCCTGGATGGTCATTCAAAACCAGGCCTACCTCATCAGCTCAGCCTTAGAGCTGCTCAGGGGACACAGTGCCAGCCGGCAAACACGTCTTCTGTCTGCTGAGCCGCTCCTCTCCTCTGGGATGCCCCTGGCCAGCAGGCTGGAGGCACTGCAGGTGCTCCTGTTTGGCCTCCTTGAGGGCGTGGGGGCGCAGTGCAGCCCTAGACGAGGGCAGGTAGACGGGGCCGAGGGCGGCAGCGTGGAGCCCGTAGCCCTCCTGCAGCACCAGGCGAGCATGCTGAGCTGCCCAGTTGGGGAATCTGCAGGGCTGCAAATG GCGTGCACGGGGACACGGGCGTGCACGGGGACACGGGCGTGGCTGTCAGCACGGTCGCTGGCTCCCCTGCCACAGGGCCCAGACAGCGAGTCCCAGGAGCTGAGACTGCTGGTACTGAGACTGTGCCACTTCCTGGAGCAGTGGCGGCACTGCAAGGCACGGGACCCAGATGGGAACGCCGGCCCCCAG ATGGCCGGGCTGAAGGACCTCTGTCAGCTGCTAGAGGGGGAGTGGCCTGTTCCCACGTGGGAGGAGCTATCTGTGGAATTCTATCCAATGGGAAGAAAGCAG GGGAGCACTGACCCAGGAAGTACTGTGCTGAAActgaagggggcgctgcagAGCTTGAGCGCTGCCCTGCAGGAGGAGCACCAGCGGTCAGTGGAGTTGGCTCAGCAGCTTTCTCAGGCCAAGGCCATCTGGGAGGTGGAGCGGGCAGAGCTCAGGGGACTCATCGCCCAG CAGAAACGATGTCAGCGGGAGCACAGAGTGACCTGA